The Musa acuminata AAA Group cultivar baxijiao chromosome BXJ2-2, Cavendish_Baxijiao_AAA, whole genome shotgun sequence genome has a segment encoding these proteins:
- the LOC135604965 gene encoding uncharacterized protein LOC135604965, whose protein sequence is MDNIPNLHMREPGHYRSSGASVLGNLQYHNYSSSLAISDTLAAGDTQPQQNSIELPVSLGSTRGNLETVTSCTGEHAYGSWKDGKNEMSFMQTVSVAIEDEEDLLHGNEPQISLQRELGMLDRQSLSVQLSDVSTMPCQGLSLSLTTQIPVPSIQYLPGSSDLSLFCPHQTTSGSGVSCRNQNYQNMTVHANNCQHSHPSVASPVLNFKYLKAGQQLLNEVVNVHKALKQHSDKAQNLHSSPINSMDKDGTAKSKGEGKSTNPQDSTINSSTELSLSETQDLQDKVTKLLAMLDEVHISFAIDLHKFFFCIPNFFTMILSKLDF, encoded by the coding sequence ATGGACAACATCCCAAATCTTCATATGAGAGAGCCTGGACATTATAGATCTTCTGGGGCATCAGTTCTTGGCAATTTGCAGTATCATAATTATTCATCTTCCCTTGCTATTTCAGACACATTAGCGGCAGGCGACACTCAACCTCAGCAGAACTCCATTGAGCTTCCAGTTTCACTAGGCTCGACTCGAGGGAATCTTGAAACGGTCACTTCCTGTACTGGTGAGCATGCTTATGGCTCATGGAAGGATGGGAAAAATGAGATGTCATTCATGCAAACAGTTAGTGTTGCAATAGAGGATGAGGAGGATCTTCTTCATGGCAATGAACCCCAGATTAGTCTGCAGAGAGAGTTGGGCATGTTAGATAGGCAGAGCTTGTCCGTGCAGCTGTCAGATGTTTCAACCATGCCTTGCCAAGGATTGTCACTGAGCCTAACCACACAAATTCCAGTCCCTTCAATCCAGTATCTGCCTGGTAGCtctgatctctctctcttttgtcctCATCAAACAACCTCCGGAAGTGGTGTGTCATGCagaaatcaaaattatcagaACATGACTGTGCATGCTAACAATTGCCAGCACAGCCATCCAAGTGTTGCTAGTCCAGTTCTAAATTTTAAGTATCTAAAGGCAGGACAACAATTACTTAATGAAGTTGTAAATGTCCACAAGGCTCTGAAGCAACATTCAGATAAAGCTCAAAATCTTCATTCTTCTCCTATTAACAGTATGGATAAGGATGGTACTGCAAAATCAAAAGGTGAAGGAAAGTCAACAAACCCTCAAGACTCTACCATCAACTCGTCTACTGAGCTGTCACTCTCTGAAACGCAGGATCTTCAAGACAAAGTGACCAAACTACTGGCAATGTTGGATGAGGTGCATATTTCTTTTGCTATTGACCTCCATAAATTTTTCTTTTGCATACCCAATttttttactatgattctttcaaaATTGGACTTTTGA